The proteins below come from a single Bdellovibrionales bacterium genomic window:
- the ruvA gene encoding Holliday junction branch migration protein RuvA, whose translation MIGYLKGKVVEVAPDAALIDVNGVGYEILASVNTLMDLQALLHKEVIVWIHTHVREDAFQLFGFHSKEEKNLFLSLLKVNGVGPKMALSILSGGRVPQIHEMIESGNAKALSSLPKVGKKTAEQIILTLKGKLVLIEKDEPASKKKAPNPHPEISSALLNLGFKPLAVEQYVSTLPKDADLEDSIRKGLAALSGPL comes from the coding sequence ATGATCGGTTATCTTAAAGGAAAAGTGGTTGAAGTAGCGCCGGATGCGGCCTTGATCGATGTCAACGGTGTTGGCTATGAGATCCTTGCTTCAGTAAACACGCTGATGGATTTGCAAGCGCTTCTGCACAAAGAAGTGATCGTGTGGATTCACACTCATGTTCGCGAAGATGCCTTTCAACTTTTTGGCTTTCACTCAAAAGAAGAAAAGAATTTGTTCTTGTCGCTGTTAAAAGTAAATGGTGTCGGTCCCAAGATGGCGTTAAGCATTCTTTCCGGCGGCCGCGTGCCGCAGATTCACGAGATGATCGAAAGCGGGAATGCCAAAGCGCTTTCAAGCCTGCCGAAGGTGGGTAAGAAAACCGCCGAGCAAATTATTCTCACTCTGAAAGGCAAGCTTGTTCTGATTGAAAAAGACGAGCCGGCGAGCAAGAAAAAAGCTCCGAACCCGCATCCTGAGATTTCTTCGGCACTGTTGAACTTGGGCTTTAAGCCTCTTGCAGTAGAGCAGTACGTATCGACACTGCCGAAAGATGCGGACTTGGAAGACAGCATCCGTAAAGGCTTAGCGGCCCTTTCAGGACCGCTCTAG
- the ruvC gene encoding crossover junction endodeoxyribonuclease RuvC produces the protein MSSLILGVDPGSRITGFGLIRVSRGGQLEHVSHGVIVMDTDAGFPTRMMQLGTAFQEIMQKYQPDQVAIEKIFLGKNADSAFKLGHARGVVMYEAVRGGAEVFEYATRLVKKGVTGDGGASKEQVQAVLKALLRLPKIERLDASDALAMACHHAYEIQKQQLVRRAVEL, from the coding sequence ATGAGTTCACTGATTTTGGGAGTCGATCCCGGTTCGCGCATTACTGGTTTTGGTTTGATCCGCGTTTCGCGTGGCGGTCAGCTGGAACATGTCAGTCACGGCGTGATCGTGATGGACACCGATGCGGGCTTTCCAACGCGCATGATGCAGCTCGGGACCGCGTTTCAGGAAATCATGCAGAAGTATCAACCGGATCAAGTTGCCATCGAAAAAATCTTCCTCGGTAAAAATGCCGACAGTGCCTTCAAACTGGGGCATGCCCGCGGTGTGGTGATGTATGAAGCGGTCCGCGGCGGCGCGGAAGTTTTCGAGTACGCCACGCGCCTTGTGAAAAAAGGCGTGACAGGGGATGGGGGAGCCAGCAAAGAACAGGTGCAAGCCGTGCTGAAAGCTCTGTTGCGTTTGCCAAAAATCGAACGCCTGGATGCTTCGGACGCCTTGGCGATGGCCTGCCATCATGCTTACGAAATTCAAAAGCAGCAGCTGGTTCGTCGCGCGGTTGAATTGTAA
- a CDS encoding tetratricopeptide repeat protein, with the protein MPKIEASAIEKYQVILQKDPNSQVFAPLAEAYREMGMLKEAATVAQNGVKRHPTFASGLVVYARIMKDMNRPEDSLKLVQKAIQLSPENILAHHLQAEIYLQNKQPKEALKAFKMVLFLNPQSERARKAVTKLESLTADEYDDDVFEMSKIGSLKEQFWIEDEEIEEAGIHTASEIPTESVVAKKGPQTPRGLERMLSLIDAFIVRNDLNKAKMLLSDTQTEFGDHPEILQRMKLLHSRSGSMMAASTDEDHATPLKPLVSREKAISQKKLEVLEMMLRNIGEYRQV; encoded by the coding sequence ATGCCCAAAATCGAAGCAAGCGCCATAGAGAAATACCAAGTCATTCTACAAAAAGATCCGAACTCTCAGGTCTTCGCCCCGCTTGCTGAAGCTTACCGCGAAATGGGAATGCTCAAAGAAGCAGCGACGGTCGCGCAAAATGGAGTGAAGCGTCACCCTACTTTTGCCTCTGGGCTTGTGGTTTACGCCCGCATCATGAAAGACATGAACCGCCCGGAAGATAGCTTAAAGTTGGTGCAAAAAGCCATTCAGCTATCACCGGAAAATATTTTGGCGCATCATCTACAAGCCGAAATTTATTTACAAAACAAGCAACCAAAAGAAGCTTTGAAAGCTTTCAAGATGGTTTTGTTTTTAAATCCTCAGAGTGAGCGTGCCCGCAAAGCCGTGACCAAACTTGAAAGCCTGACGGCGGACGAGTACGATGACGATGTTTTTGAGATGAGCAAAATTGGCTCTCTCAAAGAGCAATTCTGGATCGAAGACGAAGAAATCGAAGAGGCCGGCATTCACACGGCTTCGGAAATTCCAACCGAGTCCGTGGTTGCAAAAAAAGGCCCGCAAACTCCGCGTGGCCTTGAAAGAATGTTGTCGCTGATTGATGCCTTTATCGTTCGCAATGATCTGAATAAAGCCAAAATGCTTTTGAGTGATACACAGACCGAGTTCGGCGATCACCCCGAGATTTTGCAGCGGATGAAGCTCCTCCATAGCCGTAGCGGCTCGATGATGGCGGCTTCCACAGATGAAGATCATGCGACTCCTTTGAAGCCTTTGGTCTCTCGCGAGAAGGCCATCAGCCAGAAAAAACTCGAAGTTCTCGAGATGATGCTCCGCAATATTGGCGAATATAGACAGGTTTAA
- the efp gene encoding elongation factor P: protein MYETADFKKGLKIMVEGKPYVIVDFQHVKPGKGNQFSRTKLRNLLTGQNLEVTFKSGEKFEVPNVENKEMTFLYKDDSGYAFMDQESYEQISMSDDDLGDSKYYLTENLKVVILFYNEKAVAADVPKAVNLKVTKSDPGIKGDRVSGATKPATMETGLVVQVPLHINEGDVLRIDTSTGDYVERVNMK from the coding sequence ATGTACGAAACGGCAGATTTTAAAAAAGGTCTTAAGATCATGGTTGAAGGCAAACCTTACGTGATCGTTGATTTCCAACACGTAAAGCCTGGTAAAGGGAACCAGTTCAGCCGCACAAAATTGCGCAATCTTTTGACTGGTCAAAATCTCGAAGTCACTTTCAAATCTGGTGAAAAATTCGAAGTACCAAACGTAGAAAACAAAGAGATGACGTTCTTGTACAAAGACGACTCCGGTTATGCGTTCATGGACCAAGAGTCTTACGAGCAAATCTCTATGTCTGATGACGACCTCGGCGATTCAAAATACTACCTGACTGAAAACTTGAAAGTTGTGATCTTGTTCTACAACGAAAAAGCCGTCGCTGCGGACGTTCCAAAAGCTGTGAACTTGAAAGTCACTAAATCTGATCCAGGCATCAAAGGCGACCGCGTCTCTGGCGCGACGAAGCCTGCAACAATGGAAACGGGCCTTGTGGTTCAAGTTCCGTTGCACATCAATGAAGGCGATGTTCTTCGCATCGACACTTCAACTGGTGATTACGTAGAACGCGTCAATATGAAGTAA
- a CDS encoding translocation/assembly module TamB domain-containing protein has translation MKRVLLILLPPLIVLAVLAAGLKYWAIPAGEAWALTKLKSYSEQHLPVVIEAESIKFNILKNAAAMEKITITTKGDLKKYTDRANIESVKVNLDLFQLFTGRVLVSAVLVDSPEARVQLDPILDQPSKPEALPLNQLFEILEKIPIERVFIHNLNLDLQSQKHKSSAHLNGADLLVGNHGNSLTARLDVPRLNLVVFNQGPIETRFDIAAVLGRDNLRITHAGARYGESELIVKGEFDKFSQVALVPRATLEANGNIKFQEIMQQLRPMFPDYKLPAVMGEATTRVDVKINGKDQITGKMDLKTKDVSVDHFTLGNAALQGVFKGNSLIFPDVQINHPAGNARLVGSEIELKENLNFKTTIKVAKIDLQKLFVALNLHEIPVWLNLQADMPCSGQIKAPFKVLCDGSISGEDLLVTSDFKNKKAVIADIAKMSAKGQTEITEKAITYKAHITLGANTGESSGTIDFAKGFNISYSSPRLDFTSIRNLANLKFKGYGSLEGNTKGDSYSAVFDMKMKLQDFTFEDYYLGQLNGTLSYVKSHLLLNDLSGFLPKSSYQGSLDVDLHNSHIVGRIKSPTLELADLVKVFEGRYLFPLAIKAPGSADISFNGPLDFWKLSYQLDSKFRGGQFAGESFDELILNAQSTQGNMQIQKAFLRKNAATITANGGISPQQELNLKVEGKNFRLDESDFISKISTNIFGILNFSSQLHGKVTEPDIALRGSITETVLDEQEVPSSFFDLKIKKAAMEGNANLFGHRIQADWLLPFANTPMRLRLKTVDWNYASLLSILSGNTYQNEYDSSLTADVDLQSETGQWRKASGSVQVKNLFLKRGNLSFRNPDPIFVRVDNGKMRIQNFNLEGPQNSIQVRGQDFTLDNMNVNLVANTELRLFHMFFPFLDDLGGSIQASATLSGSLMKPQILGSLTTNNSFVKIKGLPHPIERIQAEVNFSQTKVLINSIKAQMAGGLVSADGNITINEYRNMPTSIRLTLDGVNLNIPDKVRTSGSADLLISGKWFPFLLSGTYRVSSGIFEREFTEGGDTAAGNTRQSIYLPKILRQSSFESLILDVQILFEKSFLVKNSLVDGSVQGNLQVKGSISNPILLGRLQADKNTKLIFKDKVFDVQTANVVFNNPDEINPDLYVSAQSRVNDYDIMILAQGPAKNLKSIRLTSVPPLPEQDIISLLALGVTSSRTDYTGSQGREQQVQAGYELGFAIMSQPINKELQNRLGVNVQLSSSFDSTRNISVPKVTFSRKVSNRVSASASRSLGSDTNDVEVKLRYFINNNISAIGSYESSQTTQGGQGVTNSTREKNFFGLDLEFRREFK, from the coding sequence ATGAAACGGGTTCTCCTGATCTTGTTACCACCACTGATCGTGCTCGCGGTCCTGGCCGCCGGGTTGAAGTATTGGGCGATCCCCGCCGGTGAAGCCTGGGCGCTGACAAAGCTGAAATCCTATTCAGAGCAACACCTGCCGGTGGTTATTGAGGCTGAATCCATCAAATTCAATATTTTGAAAAATGCCGCGGCGATGGAAAAGATCACGATCACTACAAAGGGCGACCTCAAAAAATACACAGACCGTGCGAACATCGAAAGCGTCAAAGTGAACTTGGACCTGTTTCAACTCTTCACGGGCCGTGTGTTGGTGTCGGCGGTTTTAGTAGATTCTCCGGAAGCCCGCGTACAGCTCGATCCGATCTTGGATCAGCCATCAAAGCCGGAAGCACTTCCACTGAATCAGCTCTTTGAGATCTTAGAAAAAATTCCGATCGAGCGTGTATTTATTCACAACTTGAACTTAGACTTGCAATCACAAAAACACAAATCTTCGGCGCACTTAAACGGCGCCGATCTCCTCGTCGGCAATCATGGTAACTCCCTCACGGCTCGCTTGGATGTGCCGCGCCTGAATCTAGTTGTATTCAATCAAGGCCCGATCGAAACGCGTTTTGATATTGCAGCTGTGCTTGGCCGCGACAACTTGCGCATCACCCATGCGGGCGCCCGCTATGGAGAGTCCGAGCTGATCGTAAAGGGCGAGTTCGATAAGTTTTCTCAAGTGGCCCTGGTCCCGCGCGCGACTCTGGAGGCGAACGGCAATATCAAGTTCCAAGAAATCATGCAGCAGCTCCGTCCGATGTTTCCAGATTATAAGCTTCCTGCGGTTATGGGCGAAGCAACGACCCGTGTGGATGTAAAAATCAACGGCAAAGATCAGATCACGGGAAAGATGGATTTAAAAACCAAAGATGTTTCCGTCGATCACTTCACCCTGGGAAATGCCGCTCTTCAGGGCGTGTTTAAAGGCAATAGCCTGATCTTCCCGGATGTGCAGATCAATCACCCGGCCGGTAATGCCCGCCTGGTCGGCAGCGAAATTGAGCTGAAAGAAAATTTAAATTTCAAGACGACGATCAAGGTTGCAAAAATCGATTTGCAGAAACTCTTTGTCGCTTTAAACCTTCACGAAATTCCTGTGTGGCTGAACCTTCAGGCCGATATGCCGTGCAGCGGTCAAATCAAAGCCCCGTTCAAAGTGCTTTGCGACGGCTCGATCTCGGGCGAAGACTTGCTGGTGACTTCTGACTTCAAGAACAAAAAAGCCGTTATCGCTGACATCGCCAAGATGTCGGCAAAGGGCCAGACTGAGATCACTGAAAAAGCCATTACCTATAAAGCACATATCACTTTGGGCGCAAACACCGGCGAAAGCTCCGGCACGATTGACTTTGCCAAGGGCTTTAATATTTCTTACAGCTCTCCCCGCTTGGATTTTACAAGCATTCGCAATCTCGCAAATCTAAAATTTAAGGGCTATGGCTCGCTCGAAGGAAACACAAAGGGCGACTCTTACTCAGCGGTTTTTGATATGAAAATGAAGCTGCAGGATTTCACCTTCGAGGACTACTACCTCGGTCAGTTGAACGGCACACTTTCTTACGTGAAGAGCCACTTGCTGTTGAACGATCTTTCAGGCTTCTTGCCGAAATCAAGTTATCAGGGTTCTTTGGACGTGGATCTGCACAACTCACACATCGTTGGTCGCATCAAATCTCCGACGCTGGAGCTCGCCGACCTGGTAAAAGTGTTTGAAGGCCGCTACCTCTTCCCGTTAGCCATCAAAGCGCCGGGTTCTGCTGACATTTCATTCAACGGTCCCCTGGATTTCTGGAAGCTTTCTTACCAGCTCGATTCAAAATTCCGCGGCGGCCAGTTCGCCGGAGAATCTTTTGATGAACTGATCCTGAATGCACAGTCTACCCAAGGCAATATGCAAATCCAAAAGGCCTTCCTGAGAAAGAATGCGGCCACCATCACCGCCAATGGCGGGATTAGCCCTCAGCAGGAATTGAACCTGAAAGTGGAAGGCAAGAACTTCCGCCTCGATGAATCGGACTTTATTTCTAAAATCAGCACGAACATCTTCGGTATTCTCAACTTCTCAAGTCAGTTGCACGGTAAAGTCACTGAACCGGATATCGCTCTTCGCGGCAGTATTACCGAAACCGTTCTCGATGAGCAGGAAGTGCCATCTTCGTTCTTTGATTTGAAAATCAAAAAGGCGGCGATGGAAGGAAACGCCAACCTCTTCGGCCACAGAATCCAAGCCGACTGGTTACTGCCATTTGCAAATACGCCGATGCGCCTGCGTTTAAAAACCGTCGACTGGAACTACGCTTCGCTTTTATCGATTTTGAGCGGGAACACTTATCAGAACGAATACGACTCAAGCTTAACTGCTGACGTCGACTTGCAATCTGAAACTGGCCAATGGCGTAAAGCGAGTGGCAGCGTTCAAGTTAAAAATCTTTTCTTGAAGCGCGGTAACTTGAGCTTCCGCAACCCTGATCCGATCTTTGTTCGCGTTGATAACGGCAAGATGCGCATTCAGAACTTTAACCTCGAAGGACCACAAAATAGCATCCAAGTCCGCGGCCAGGATTTCACTCTCGACAATATGAACGTGAACCTCGTTGCGAATACGGAGCTTCGCTTGTTCCATATGTTCTTCCCATTCTTGGATGACCTCGGGGGCTCCATCCAAGCTTCGGCGACGCTCTCAGGCTCACTGATGAAGCCGCAGATCCTGGGAAGTCTTACGACCAATAACAGCTTTGTAAAAATCAAAGGCCTGCCGCACCCGATTGAGCGAATTCAGGCTGAAGTGAACTTCTCGCAAACCAAAGTGCTTATTAACTCGATCAAGGCACAAATGGCTGGCGGCTTGGTTTCTGCTGATGGTAATATCACCATCAACGAATACCGTAATATGCCGACCTCGATCCGTCTGACTTTAGATGGTGTGAATCTTAATATCCCGGATAAAGTCCGTACCTCAGGCTCGGCCGATTTATTGATCTCTGGGAAGTGGTTCCCATTCTTGCTTTCAGGGACCTACAGAGTCAGCAGCGGGATCTTCGAGCGTGAATTCACCGAGGGTGGTGACACTGCGGCTGGCAACACCCGTCAATCCATCTATCTGCCGAAGATCCTTCGCCAATCGAGCTTTGAAAGTTTGATTTTGGACGTGCAGATCTTGTTTGAAAAAAGCTTCCTGGTGAAGAACTCGCTTGTGGATGGATCTGTTCAAGGAAATTTGCAAGTCAAAGGCTCGATTTCAAATCCGATTCTTTTGGGCCGCTTGCAAGCCGACAAAAACACTAAATTGATTTTCAAAGACAAAGTCTTCGACGTGCAAACGGCGAACGTGGTTTTCAATAACCCGGATGAGATCAACCCGGATTTGTATGTTTCCGCTCAGTCCCGCGTGAACGACTACGACATCATGATCTTGGCCCAAGGCCCTGCAAAAAATCTGAAATCCATCCGCCTGACGAGCGTTCCCCCACTGCCAGAGCAAGATATTATCTCGCTCTTGGCTCTCGGTGTGACTTCTTCGCGCACGGATTACACGGGTTCGCAGGGACGAGAGCAGCAAGTCCAAGCCGGTTACGAGCTGGGCTTTGCGATCATGTCTCAGCCAATCAATAAAGAACTTCAGAATCGTCTGGGCGTGAACGTGCAGCTGAGCTCCTCTTTCGACTCCACTCGAAATATCAGTGTACCAAAAGTGACATTTAGTCGTAAGGTATCTAACAGGGTGAGTGCATCGGCCAGCCGTAGCTTGGGCTCCGATACAAATGATGTGGAAGTAAAACTGAGATATTTTATCAATAACAACATTTCTGCGATCGGCAGCTACGAATCCAGCCAGACGACTCAAGGCGGTCAAGGGGTGACAAACTCCACGCGTGAGAAAAACTTCTTCGGCTTGGATCTCGAGTTCAGAAGGGAGTTCAAATAG
- a CDS encoding BamA/TamA family outer membrane protein, giving the protein MKLNSLLLKLFLAAQISASAAFAAEITKHSLNISTLPPEVQKELLRLFPQIGTKQVTLENVDDIIRYLQQRPEFDLVQVEDTGGGQFKVNTQRSTRVRAIKFEGLRAIGESEAKQIFGISPNDVLNQDQLEAGGRKLVQQYNQNGYRNASIDVEIPPDGKGDVQLVVKIKEGVQTLIGGFTFNSANTELNKALEGKLSREKGYALTDSQIAEVLTKTREYLNSKYYVRTEIKGPEISFNADESRAQLTFRLEKVDAYQIEYLGNREISSSTLNNSLDLGNFYSANPNIGSELTAKIKNLYLSRGFARIEVQSEDIEGRRPFTRKITFNIEEGPKVKISKFDFSGSISRSPEYYARLLKKLSSDLIQKDYYNKVELDQGFEALRVELQNQGYLLAKINSTRTQYNKEKNQVSVYVNLDEGPLTQIEGIQFIGNDTVPAAALLKAVDLEDHQPLHLTELERAIQNIKTYYQEKGYIDMVLLNEKEDLVTYNDNNTQAKLTFKIYEGPQVRVATIVLDGNSFTKDYVLLKEIDLQPGDTVTPSKLDEAIAKLQRTGHFNTVEVKTLEEKTSVANRTLVIKVTERDPGVFTLGAGATSDLGLTLRGYTGIAYNNIGGTGRGVSLRVEGNYNVNEIKYLESKITLGYLEPYLLDTKFRGRVNLTRSSQLTDYNAKKISDVNQTTWSIERDITSHITAIYEVWNGAHLQDHFLDNNAQPIIQDIATTGPRIDIDYRDNPFNPTRGNFTTLAYEYSSPEIGSSREPGEIKFQRATGAFTQYLRVPYFKDNFMVWANSMRGGYLENLSKGTGAADGVPYDKKGFYLGGSTTIRGFNGTSQYFPTYTQLGLAKDTDTYYLKGIATMYLIKSELRFPIAGNLGGAIFYDGGAVHIQNQDLGDEYRDSAGFGFHYNTPVGPVNLEIAWKLDAKPGEDPWAFHMSIGSF; this is encoded by the coding sequence GTGAAATTGAATTCCCTTTTGTTAAAGCTCTTCCTTGCAGCTCAAATCAGTGCAAGTGCCGCCTTTGCGGCTGAGATTACAAAGCACAGCCTGAATATTTCAACTCTGCCGCCGGAGGTTCAAAAGGAACTTCTGCGCCTCTTCCCGCAGATTGGAACGAAGCAAGTCACGCTTGAAAACGTCGATGATATCATCCGCTATTTGCAACAGCGCCCGGAGTTTGACCTTGTTCAGGTCGAAGACACCGGTGGCGGCCAGTTTAAAGTAAATACCCAGCGCTCAACCCGTGTCAGAGCGATAAAATTTGAAGGCCTTCGTGCGATTGGCGAATCCGAAGCGAAGCAGATTTTCGGCATTAGCCCGAATGACGTTCTGAACCAGGACCAGCTCGAAGCCGGTGGTCGCAAGCTCGTTCAGCAGTACAATCAAAATGGCTATCGCAATGCCTCGATCGACGTGGAAATCCCGCCAGACGGCAAAGGCGATGTTCAGCTCGTAGTGAAAATCAAAGAGGGCGTTCAAACGCTGATCGGTGGCTTTACATTCAACTCAGCCAATACCGAACTCAATAAAGCGCTTGAAGGCAAATTGTCGCGCGAAAAGGGCTATGCCCTCACCGATTCGCAGATCGCTGAAGTTCTGACGAAAACGCGCGAGTACCTCAATAGCAAATACTATGTGCGGACAGAGATCAAAGGCCCTGAAATTTCGTTCAATGCCGATGAATCCCGTGCGCAGCTGACTTTCCGCTTGGAAAAAGTCGATGCTTATCAGATCGAATACCTCGGAAATCGCGAAATTTCTTCGTCGACGCTCAATAACTCACTGGATCTCGGCAATTTCTACTCTGCGAACCCGAATATCGGTTCTGAGCTGACCGCTAAGATCAAGAACTTGTACTTGTCCCGCGGCTTTGCCCGTATCGAAGTCCAGAGCGAGGACATCGAAGGCCGCCGGCCTTTCACTCGTAAGATCACGTTTAATATCGAAGAAGGCCCGAAAGTTAAAATCAGTAAGTTTGATTTCTCTGGCAGTATTTCGCGCTCGCCAGAATACTATGCCCGCCTGCTAAAAAAGCTTTCTTCCGATTTGATCCAAAAAGATTACTACAACAAAGTGGAGCTCGATCAGGGTTTTGAAGCCCTCCGTGTTGAGTTGCAGAACCAGGGTTACCTGCTTGCGAAAATCAACTCGACTCGCACGCAGTACAACAAGGAAAAGAATCAGGTCTCTGTCTATGTGAATTTGGACGAGGGCCCGCTCACGCAGATCGAAGGCATTCAGTTTATCGGTAACGACACCGTGCCGGCAGCGGCTTTACTCAAAGCGGTCGACCTCGAAGACCATCAGCCGCTCCATCTGACAGAGCTTGAAAGAGCGATTCAGAACATCAAGACATACTATCAGGAAAAAGGTTATATCGACATGGTTCTTCTGAATGAAAAAGAAGACCTTGTGACCTATAACGACAACAACACCCAGGCCAAACTGACTTTCAAAATCTATGAGGGCCCTCAGGTGCGTGTGGCCACGATTGTTCTGGATGGCAACTCGTTCACGAAAGACTACGTCCTCTTGAAAGAAATCGACCTGCAACCGGGCGATACAGTGACTCCGTCAAAACTGGATGAAGCCATCGCGAAACTCCAGCGCACCGGTCACTTCAACACCGTCGAAGTAAAAACTCTCGAGGAAAAAACCAGCGTCGCCAACCGTACGCTGGTGATTAAAGTCACAGAACGCGATCCAGGGGTGTTTACTCTGGGTGCGGGTGCAACGAGTGACTTGGGCCTGACACTTCGTGGTTATACAGGGATTGCTTACAACAATATCGGCGGAACTGGGCGCGGGGTTTCCCTCCGCGTGGAAGGTAACTACAACGTCAATGAGATCAAATACCTCGAATCCAAGATCACGCTGGGATATCTTGAGCCTTATTTGCTCGATACGAAGTTCCGTGGTCGCGTGAACCTCACACGTTCAAGCCAGTTGACGGATTACAATGCCAAGAAAATCTCTGACGTCAATCAGACCACATGGTCGATTGAGCGCGACATTACTTCGCACATCACTGCGATCTACGAAGTATGGAATGGCGCTCACTTACAAGATCACTTCTTAGATAACAATGCTCAGCCGATCATTCAGGATATCGCAACGACCGGCCCGCGCATTGATATCGATTACCGCGACAATCCGTTCAACCCGACTCGCGGCAACTTCACAACCCTTGCTTACGAATACTCTTCGCCAGAGATTGGTAGCTCTCGAGAGCCCGGCGAAATCAAATTCCAACGTGCGACAGGCGCGTTTACTCAGTATCTGCGTGTTCCTTATTTTAAAGATAACTTTATGGTCTGGGCGAACTCCATGCGCGGCGGTTATCTCGAAAACCTCAGTAAAGGCACGGGCGCTGCTGACGGTGTTCCTTACGATAAAAAAGGGTTCTACTTGGGCGGTAGCACGACGATCCGCGGTTTCAACGGAACAAGCCAGTACTTCCCGACTTACACGCAATTGGGTCTCGCTAAAGACACAGACACGTACTACCTCAAAGGTATTGCGACGATGTATCTCATCAAATCTGAACTTCGCTTCCCGATCGCCGGCAACTTGGGCGGCGCGATTTTCTACGATGGTGGTGCGGTTCATATTCAAAATCAGGATTTAGGCGATGAGTACCGCGACTCCGCGGGCTTTGGCTTCCACTACAATACACCGGTGGGACCCGTGAACCTCGAAATCGCCTGGAAGCTCGACGCCAAACCGGGAGAAGACCCTTGGGCATTCCACATGTCGATCGGAAGCTTCTAA
- a CDS encoding transporter substrate-binding domain-containing protein, whose product MRTLRLLLLLTLTTGVAKAEEILKLTAQPIPFFIESEERGTFIDLTKEIATKLGVKVSVEVYPNVRAIDIFRKGRSLAFLPGSHPKLDKHDYFETEPIFYKKIFIYSKSPESFSSLKDLAHKRIGVTMGYTYPPDLAKVTGVEIQEAANDEGNLRKLHAGRIDAFLGEEVSVNDGIESLGFKEIGYKKEKFLTKEPIFYAFQKSPEGERWFQKFNETIRLMKKAGTLDKIVLKK is encoded by the coding sequence ATGAGAACCCTCCGTCTTCTGCTGCTACTAACGCTAACAACGGGAGTTGCAAAAGCAGAGGAGATTCTAAAACTCACCGCTCAACCCATTCCTTTTTTTATCGAATCCGAAGAACGCGGCACGTTTATCGACCTCACCAAAGAGATCGCCACAAAGCTTGGCGTGAAAGTCTCTGTCGAAGTTTACCCTAACGTGCGAGCCATCGATATTTTCCGCAAAGGGCGGAGCCTCGCCTTCCTGCCCGGCAGCCACCCTAAGCTCGACAAGCATGACTACTTTGAAACCGAGCCGATTTTTTATAAGAAGATCTTCATCTACAGTAAGTCGCCTGAAAGTTTTTCCAGCCTGAAGGATTTAGCCCACAAGCGTATCGGCGTGACCATGGGTTATACCTACCCACCTGACCTGGCTAAAGTCACAGGTGTTGAAATCCAAGAAGCCGCCAACGACGAAGGCAACCTCCGTAAACTCCATGCCGGACGCATCGACGCCTTTTTGGGCGAAGAAGTCAGTGTTAACGATGGGATCGAGAGCCTCGGTTTTAAAGAGATTGGCTATAAAAAGGAAAAGTTCCTAACAAAAGAGCCTATTTTTTATGCATTCCAAAAGTCTCCTGAAGGCGAGCGCTGGTTCCAAAAGTTCAACGAAACCATCCGCCTGATGAAAAAAGCCGGCACCCTCGACAAAATCGTGCTCAAAAAATAA